ttgaacaatTTAACGAAATGTCTTGTAACTCTGTAATCAAAGTCTTCACCTCCCAAATGGGTATCACCAGCAGTAGCCAAGACTTCAAAAGCACCTCCTGCAATAGACATCAAAGAAACATCAAAAGTTCCTCCACCAAGATCGTACACAATaatttgtttctcttcatcaccCTTATCCAATCCGTAGGCAATGGCAGCCGCAGTAGGTTCATTCACAATTCTGAGAACATTGAGACCTGCAATAATACCGGCATCTTTAGTGGCCTGTCTCTGAGCATCATTGAAGTAAGCAGGAACAGTAACAACAGCATGAGTGACCTTTTTGCCAAGATAATCTTCAGAAATCCGCTTCATCTTACCCAAGATCAAGGCGGAAATCTGTTCAGGAGTATACTGTTTGGTCTCATTAGAGACTGTCACTTCGACGACAGGTCTACCCTTCTGGTTTATCACCTTATAGGGCATGTGTCTTATCTCCTTTTGAGTGactttctcatcaaaacGACGTCCCATCAAACGCTTGATATCGTAGACAGTATTGTTGGTGTTAGAAGAAGCCTGATTCTTAGCAGCATCACCAACCAATCTCTCCTCCTCCGTAAACGCCACGTAAGAAGGTGTGATTCTATTACCTTGATCATTGGCCAAGATCTCAACTCTTCCCGCCTTCATAACACCCACGCACGAGTAAGTAGTACCCAAATCTATACCGATGACAGTACCATAATCTTCGGCATCCTTGTCTGCATTGACCAAGGTAGAACCCTTGGCAGCAAACGGAATTATCACCAATAACACGGCGTATAACAAAAGCGCCGTGATCGACACGGTAGACCGTTTATACATTGTAGTTTGATGTTCAAATCTATCTATAATGAATGCCTCAGAAGtctttttgaaagagagcaaaaaggattttaaaaaaaattatggAACACTCCTttctctatatatataccggccatttttttcatccactttCGTAATACGTGTTCACAAAAGGTCAATACGGGGCAAATTTTTCTTGACGCGTGTCACAATCTGGAAACTTCTATCCATGGTAGCAACGGGACAGCCACCGGGGGGGGATATAAAAAAATGTTTTATGCAGATGTCAAATATTCATGTAGATATTTTATATGTTTTATGCAGAGgaaaattttcagatctCAAActaattttttttttggttttttttttctaagTCCTTCTTAGAACGTTCACCATTTTTGTTTTCCTGAATGTCAAACAGTATGTCAGTAACTAAGCTAGCAAAAGAGATATCAACTAGGTTTGCATCTCTTGAATTTATTCCTACGATTTCTGACAGTGAAACTGAAGAAATTccagatttggatgacGATAATGATAATGAGAAAAAGacagatggagaagatgatgaagaagaagaagatagCGAGGTTGGCAAAGATGAGACTGCTAAGATAGCGAAGactgataagaagaagaagaagaagaagagcaagaaaaGTAAGAATCAGGAGGATCAAGAACAGAATGAGGCTGGAGATTTGAATCCTGATTTTACCTTTGATCTGGgtgatgatttggatactaacggatttgaaggatggGACTTTGATcctgaagaaggaaaagaaaaggaggagaaaaaagatgTAGATTTGGATAGTATTATTAAGAGAAAGGGAGGATTATCAGGAAAGTTGAGTGTGAATGAAGAACCGAAGAAACCGGAGGATGTCTtagaaaaggaagagaaggatgactctgatgatgatgaattggcCATGGATGGATTTGGAATGGGAGCAAAAGggcaagaagaaaagaaaaatgaagagaaaatggCAGCAAACGATAAGAACAATaacgatgacgatgatgatgatgacgacggTGGTTTTGATGCCACCATAAATGCATTGTATGACACAGCGGAtcaggatgaagatgaagaagagaaacaaaaagaTTCTGCTAAAGCTATCGAAAAGTTTTATGATAGTCATGAAGGAGAATCTGCACAAAAAACTCTCTATAAGGACTTTCAATCGCTGAACTTGTCAAGACCAGTGCTCAAAGGTCTCTCTGCATTAGGATACTCCAAACCAACACCTGTTCAAAGCGCATCTATTCCTATTGCACTTATGGGTAAAGATATTGTTGCAGGAGCACAAACAGGTTCTGGTAAGACTGCTGCTTACATGATTCCTATCGTGGAAAGACTATTGTACAAGCCCACGAAAGTATCATCCACAAGAGTTGTAATATTGGCACCTACCAGAGAGTTGGCTATTCAGGTGGCTGATGTAGCAAAAAGAGTTTCACGGTTTGTTGGTGGAATCACTATTGGTATGGCAATTGGTGGTTTGAACTTGAGAAGGCAGGAACAAGAGTTGAAGACGAGACCTGATGTTGTTATTGCAACGCCCGGTAGATTCATTGATCACGTGAGGAATTCTCCCTCTTTTAATGTTGATTCTGTAGAGATTCTCgttcttgatgaagctGATAGAATGTTAGAGGAAGGTTTCCATAGTGAAATTACCGAGATTCTTGAATTGGTTCCGCAGAAAAGGCAGACTTTGTTGTTTTCTGCCACCATGAATTCTAGTATTAGTGATTTAATCCAACTTTCTCTAAGAAAGCCTGTGAGAATCATGATCGATCCTCCAAAGGCAGCAGCTGCTGGTTTATTGCAGGAGTTTGTTAgaataaggaaaagagagacATTGAAAGCCGCTTTGTTGTTTAGTATCCTCTCTAAACTTGATTCGGCTGAGCAAATTCGTATCATGGTATTTGTGGCCACCAAGAATATGGCGCATCGTCTCAGAATTATTATGGGATTGTTGGGCTTGAAGGTGTCTGAGTTGCACGGTGCTCTTACACAAGACCAACGTTTAAAAAGTATCACAGATTTTAGGAAATTGACGGTGCCGATTTTGATTTGTACAGACTTGGCAGCTAGGGGTTTGGATATTCCAAAAATTGAAGTTGTTATCAACTTCGATATGCCGAAATCTCACGAGATCTATTTGCATAGAGTTGGTAGAACTGCTAGAGCTGGAAGAGAAGGTATCTCTATTTCGTTTGTGGGAGAGGCTGTTAGAGAACGTCGTATAGTGAGAGAGTCCATAAAGCAAGTGGAAACGGCACATTCTGGAAAGGCTGTAGGAAGAAAAGTTAACTGGGATGATGTGGAAAAGATAAATGATGTTATTGAGGGTAAACGAGAAGTGATTAAGGATattcttgaagaggaaaagggtgaaaaagagatgattCAAGCTGAAatggagttgaagaagggTGAAAACTTGTTAAGatacaaagaagagattcaaTCTAGGCCTAGAAGAACGTGGTTCCAATcggaaagagaaaagaaagaagaaaaagtgatTGGTGCCATGggaaagttgaagaagattacGAGTAAGAAGCGGAAGGCGGAAGAGGCCAGAGAATCTGATAATGGTAGCAATGGAAGAAGCTACAAAAAGACTAAAAGGGATAGAATCGAGGATCAGAGtggagagagaagaaaaaaggagataaccaagaagaagcagaaaaagagaGCAAAGAAGgctagaaagagaatggatTGAACTGAATTGAACTATTGCAGTATAAATATATTAAtacaggaaaaaaaaaatagttgATCGGGTTCACTCATAGTAAAAATGAGAAGCAAGAATTTCAAGTTGAGTAGCGTCATACTTGGTTTCAGCATTGCGACTATGCACAGAATCATTATCAACCTTTTCTTCAGAATCTTCCAAGTCAATTAATTGGACATTGGTGCGAATTTTAGTCAACGCATCGATCTGGTACATAGtatcttcagaaagagCAGAATTATCGTTAAGTAGCATCTTGACACCATCTAACCAAGCATATAGCAAGCCAAGAGAGTCAACGTAAAACGAAAATACCTTCTCGTCCTTAGTGCATATGTCTATGCGACTGACATTTAATCTCGAAGCGATGTTGATCAAATTTTGAATCTGGACCTGCTGAGTCATTGACTTGGAATCAATCTTTACGACATTCTTAAAGTCGACAATAATTCCATCCTTATCAATGTTAGGAGCATGTGAATGCTTTCTAGTGAATTCCTTGTAAATAAGGGACTTGTTATTAGAAGAAAGCACCAAAAAGTAGTAGACTGGCTTACCAGAAACAGGAGCCTTATCCAACGGGTTATTTATATAGACCCAAGAACCTTTAGAAAGGCCTACGAACCTCTGAGTTTTgacaaaatcaagaacTTGTTGTCCGATTGTCCTGTTGAAACTTTCCATAGCAGTACTCCATGAAGTGGCCTTGTTACGTTTCAACTGTTCGAGATGATATTTCTTAATCTCTGAATATTTGAGGCCCACCACCTGTTCTGTAACTGTATAGAATGGATCAGATCTCATCAACGAGTCACAGTAATCGACCAATGTTTCTAGAAGAGCCATAATTCTGCGAAAATCATTCTCCTCTGCTTTCGAGGCCATCCAGAACTTAAGTGCACTGGACATAAAGCTATAATAAAGCTCATCGTTGAAGTAGGTAAAAACATATGCGATATTCGGATACCTAGAGGAATCTAGATGATTTAAAAGGTTAGTAATTCCCACGGCAAACTTAAGAAGTGGAAAGTATGTTTTTGCGGTGGCAAACATCGTATGTTCAGagaaattcttcttgaatgTCATGTTAGGATTTCTGAGCACGTAAATAAGATCGATAACAGCTGCTGATGAGAAGTTTTGTTGAATGTAATGCTGAGGATCGACAGTTTCTAGTAATCCAACTTTCGAATAATCCGTACTATTTCTCCTGCCATTAAATTTCTGGCCAGATCCACATTCATTCAATATCCGATCTATCACCAGTATGCATTCGTTGACAAGACCGCTGAAAGGATCGTTTCTCAACGGAGCAGTTGAGAGATACTTGAGGATCAACTTAGAAGACTTGCGTAAGGCGGAGAACGAGTCTAATCGACTCTTGAACTCATAAGGTAGCATTGAAATGCTATCAAAGAAGTGAGAGTCCATCAAACATCTAATCTCAGACAATATAATGTCCGGGTTCTTGAGATCATATGTTCTATAAAGCAACTGGGAGACAAAATCCACAGACGCTAATGCCAATCTGAGATCCTGTTCCGACAATTTGGACGAGAGGTtttcaaaaaatgaatGGTTGTTGCAGACATTCCAAAGTAAAGGATCGTACATGTTTGATGGCTTGGTCTCGGGTAACACTCCCCAGAGAAATATAAGACATATCCGTAGCACGGCCCTTATTGCCTCGTTCGCCGCGCTCGGCCTACACGAGGCATCTAATAAACAGGCAAATAGTTTAGAGtcaaataaagaaaaaatgtgGTCTGATTTAGGGAGATAATCCATCATCTTGGCAAGCACTATAATCGAGTTGAACTGGGCCATTTCGTCTGGTCCCATAATCGCTTGCTTTAATGCCTTTACATACCCTATTCcctcaccttcttcaagcctgCGTTGATTCGTATGAGGctctttcaatctctgaTTTATTCTACTGTAATCCATAACTGGTCCCTATCCTGGAAAAATAAAGTGGTCTTCTGGTAGATCTTTTCATACCTCCTCCTATTCGCGCTGATGATTGAAAAGGGTAGGGTGGTTTTTCTTGGCATTTGTTCGCTTCTCGATTTGATAtctttaaatttttcagcacCTGATTTCCAAAACGGGAAGTTAAATTGTGAAGCGCATATATTTTAGCCACCTACTAAGCGATGATCTTTGTAGTAGATGCAAGACAATAAGAAAGCAGCTAGGTGTATGCGTATATATATAAGAGATGTAGGTTCTGTTAGACTTTAGTTTGTTAGCTGTacatttttcttcctttttttttatcatTCAAAATACCAAGGAAGGATTTTATTCTAAGTACCCCTGCGTGTCAACTTTCTAGGCTATTCCTGAAACACTCAAACTATATGCCTTTCTGATATGGGACAACTACCGAcggttcttcttcttcgacttCTTTCTTCGCCTATCTTTTTTcgtttttctttgattcgAAGAGGTATTTGTCGTCATAGCTGCTGTCTCTACTGGCTTTAATATCTGCGTCTCGGTTGACTCTGTTTTATCTGATTTCGCTGGTTCTTGTGATTTCTCTGTAGACGACCCCCTAACAGATTCATATATCTTCTCCCCTGTTTCTGCTCCCAAATATTCGGTTTTTTTCGAATtgtcaacttcttcttttccattGCCATTTTCCGGCTCCTTCAATGCCTTCAGCCCTACTTCTTTTGTAGGGGTATTTGCCCCGTTCTCACTCTTTTCCGTAGAATTGTATGgctcttctcttccaatgtcTTTTGGACTCACATCTTGCAGCGATGTCTTCGTCGTAGTTCCCTCTAAACTCATAGATTTACTTTCTTTAGGTTCAATTTTCTCCTTGTTAAcctttttttcaacttcaacgTCCGTAGTCGCCTCTTCTTCGACCTCCTCAGCATTTTCCTTAATATCTTTTTCCTCTATATTCTCTCCAACCTTCTCCACCGCATCACCcttcttcacttcttcatccttctcttctataGGCTTGTCTACCTCTTCAGTGTTTGCCTCGCATTTTGCATCTCTTTTCCACTCTCCATCAGacttctccatttcttctttgtccGCACCTTCTACCCTTTCCCCTGAATCTGAAGACTTTccaatctgcttctcagGCTCTCTGTCTCTTTGATCAGAAATGGAAGGTGTCACTATGACCTTCGCTGCCTCAGGTTCTGCTGCTTCAGGTTTTTCTGATTCAGGTTTTTCTGATTCAGGTATTGCTGCTTCTGGTTTTGCTGATTCAGCTTTTTCTGCCTCTGGTTTTGCTGATTCAGGCTCTGCTGCTCCAGGATTTGCTGCTTCAGGCGTTGCTGCTTCAGGTTTTGCTGCCTCTGGTTTCTTTGGTAACGGTTTTTCTTCGGGTAATGAAACTTGCTGTGGTTGCTGAGTCCGTgagtcttcttctgtctcCAGAGCATTTATGTTTTCCCATATGATCTGCCCTGAGTTTCCATACCCCGCAACGTCTGCCAGTTTCTCTCTAAAATAATCAACATCTCTCATCATTACTGCCTTATCCACAGAATCTTTAAGCTTCACTTGTGAGTATATATCTGTTAATACTCGCTTGTATTGTCCAaaaatctttgaaagaattaGTGTATACTGAGACTCTGGAAGGTACCTCAGAAGAATCCGAGCAATGGTCAAGGTCTTCGACACTAAGCTCTCCATGTAATGATGAACCTGCTGTCTTGGTAAGGGTGTACTCCAGTCTGTAGACCGTATCTCACTACTCTGTGCACGCACTCTATCGACCATAATAGATACAAGTTTTTCGAAGATCTCCGTCTGCTGATCACTGAACATCTGTTGCACTTTCTTGAATTCCGTCTCTACAAAGCTTCCAACCTTAGATAGCCTATCAAAAGCAGCTATAACTGAAGGAATTAAAGCAGATAAAAATCCCAAAAGCTGCGATGTGACCGCAAGATGCTTTGATGTAATGTTCCTGAGTCCTGCCGTACGTGTGGCCTGAGCTCCCAGCACAGACTGATGAATTTTTAGGTTCGCAAGTTTGAAAAGCTCAATAATGTTACCGTTATCCACTTTGGGAAACTGCATTTTAATGATTTCATAGCTTTGTACCATCCTTAGTACAGTGGAAACAATTTCTGGAACTATGTAAGATTTGTCGCCAATCATAAGGGTTTTTCTTTGGGTAGGATCGATGTTCTTATCatcgttctcttcttcagcttcttctcgtGGTTTTGCTGGTCTTAATTCTAAATTCATGGGATTCATCCAAACGGACTCGTCAAATCCGTCTTTGGCAGCCTCCGCAATCTGATTTGTAAGTTTTTGTAACGAGGAAGGCAATAAGCATTCACGCCACGTCTCCTTCTCAATCTTTCCACTAAGAATTTTCAGACTTGCACGATGATACTGAACTGTGAACTTTTGAAACTGAATGTTGATAATGTCCTGAAGTACTGGACTGGCAATTCGGCCTCCAGAAATCAACTCGCATTCCATAAGAAACATCACATTTACAGAATACAGTCGTAAAAAATAGTCTAACGTCACACAAGAGTTCTGAACCTCCCTGACGTTGATAAGCTTGGCCATCCGACGTTGAGTCACATTGATGGCAGCAGTAATAGCATTGGTAATATCCAACTGAAGAATAACATCCGGCTGTTCATCCATATATCGGCTGTCGTATTCCGCTAAACAATCCAATCCCATCTCTAGCAGAAGCTTCTTTTGTGTAATCAACCTTCGGAAACCCTCAGAAAGCTGGGTATATATTCCAACAAGcatatcttcaaattcttttGGTGTCATGGCACGAACATTTTTGCTGAGCCCTCCCATACCACTCCGCTGAGTAGTAGTACTCCTTGTCTCGTCGGAACGTCCCGAAATACTGGTTTCTGGTTGGCCAATATTCTCCAAAATATCCGTTGGAAGAAACGATTTGATGATAGTCTTTAATTCAGCAAGAAAACGTTCCTCGTACAACTTGTAAGCACTAGCAAGCTCTCCACATCGACTCATTTCTGATATGTACTTGTGAATCTGCTGCTTGAATTCGTCTGTAACAACCTGATATCCTGGAGGTTGAAGAGACTTTCGATTAAGCCGATTGTTTTTCGACAAATTGCTTGCCAATCTGTCCATTACTTCAGCACGAGATGCATTTTCGTAGTGGCTTCTCAAATCCTCTAGCAGGAAATCGCCAAACAGACGTGCAAGTGACTTTCCTGTATCTGTTGTCAAATTTCCCAAAAGCCTCTTCAAAGAGGTCAACGCAGGAACCGCACTCAGATCAAAAAGAGGATATGGCCATCGACAAGTTATCTTATCCACGATCTGATTCTTTGGGTTATTGCCATTGATAAGTGAAAATACAGCTTCCGTCAGTTGAAGCGCCTTCTCATAGTTAGCATTGAAATAGGAAGATTCAGCCAGATCAGCTTGCTGCAAAATGGTACTGATTTGAAGCAACGCCTGTTCAAGTTTCTCAACGTTGTTACGCTTTTGGGTCAGTTTAAGCATCTGAATGGCAACATGGGCACGATCCTTATCAAGGGATTCCAATTTTGAATCCACATTATGAAGCTGATTTGTCAAAGAATCGGACTGCTTTGTAATATTCTTTAAATCACCCAAAGCACTGAAAAATGAGCCTGAAGACTTCGAAATCTCATGAATCAAATGGATTTCAACAATATCTAAGTATGAAGAAAGCTTatcttgaacttcttcgtTGTTTATCAGCGGTTTCTGCTGGCCATCTTCGTTGAAATCGACCGTATCCTCAAGAATAATAGCATttccaacaacttcattGAACACTCTGGGATCATCCAAGCGAAAATCGTCTGAAAAGTACACTGAAGATACCTGTTCCAACGAATTACTATCCATTTGagcctcttcctcctctgtAAGACCATAATCTGTATTAACGCTAGCATTCGCCGTCTTGCGCCTAgccttctccttttttctttcttcgttACTAAGTTGAGTCATAAATGCTTCCAAAGTTGACTCAGTTAACGTCTTATGTGAATGAAATTCCTTGTAGGCATCTGCGATAGTGTTTAAATAAGGCCCAAACTGTTGatctttcactttcttgATCTTAGTGAGTGACGTAGCTGGAATATCTTTAATTGATGGTCCTTTCACATTAACTGATGCTGAAGAGCTCCCTATCGTGAGCAATCCCGTCGCCGTTGCCCTATGTCTGTAATTGGTGTTCTCAACTAACTCGTAAACAGAGTTCTGTCCTAAGGGACTCACTGATGCCTCTGATAGTTTGTTGATTCCAAGTGAAATTGACGAATCATCCATATTGTTGTTAGTCGTTGGTGcaagaaatgaaaatgacGCATCTGAAAGGTTCCTATGATGCTGTACTCTGCTGCTGACTATAGATTGAGAATCTGACTGTATCAGATCGCCATTGAGGCTAGGTGACACCGTAGAGAATGAGGAGCCTACATCCATTAGGGAGTCAATGTCCGCAGGTGAGCCGTTTTTGGTAATAACGGGTACCAACCGTGgtgaagattcttctttcgaCGATTGCAACATGCTCCGATAAAGGCAATGCGGCTTGCTGACTTGAAAAGCTTTCTTTGTATCTTGGTAGTACCATACCTTTGTCCTTCATACTTTTTTTTGTGCTCGTACTTTGGATCTCCCTTAACTGCATAAAATGCCATTATTTTTTTGTGCAACAAATATATGTGCATTAATGTATAAGATTTATAAGAATTGATAAAATCGGTCTCATCCGTCCAGCCAGCCAGCAAGCTCATTACCCAATTCATCTTGATTAGATGCAAGCcctgtttctttctctggCTTGCTCCACGGCCTTATTCCAGTCCGCTGTGTAAATCACCCACGTTTCTGCCGCGGCAATTAACATCAGGCCAAAACCGTTACCCAGCCAAAGGCCTACCAACTCCATATTGCAATTGAAGCCGAGAAATAAAGCAAGAGGCACTGCGATTAGATAGTAACCGACCATATTTATGGTTCCACCAATACCTTGTAGTCCTAAAGCTCTCAGAAGACCACTTGCAATGCATGCCCAACCATCGAAGATGACAAACAGTGACATAAGTGGACATAATGAGACAATCAGTTTCTGGACATCAAGATCTTTTGTAAAAAGTCGTGCAATTGGTTTTGCAAAAATGTAAATAATCACAGAGTTGAGGGCAGCAGAATAGAGAGACGAACTCATGCCAACATGCACGGCCACCTTAGCGCTGGGGATGTTTCCAGATCCCACAAAATTGGCTATTCTAGTGGAAGAAGCCACAGACAAAGCAAACGGAATCATGTATAGTAAAGAGACCACAGAGGAAAGTGCTGATTGCGCCGCAAGAGCGTTGGTTCCGAAATAAGAGGCTAATAATGTCAATATTTCGTACGCCATTGACTCTGCCAGTAACATCACTACACCTGGAATCGCTAGCAAGGATAGATCGTACCAATGATGTAAAGAAGCCACCGTGAAGCCTGCCCAACATTCATTTCCGTCTATAAAGATAACAAAAAGTACGAGTAAAATGAATGCAAGCCAGAAATTAATCACTGCAGCCACCGCAGAACCTATGTATCCTATGCCGAAGGTGTCTGAATAGACAAGGGCCCAGTTTAAAAGCACATCAAGAGGTGCAGtaatgaaaagaatgatCGTTCCTGCATCAAAAATGCCTTGAGCCTGAAGAAAACGCttgccatcttcaaaaagaatgtATGGGGGTCCTCCAAGGATGAGTACACGAAGAAACTGCTGAGCTAAGGATACCACCTTCTCGTCCGATAGGAtaaacttgaaaaaaaagccACTGTACCACCACAAAATGGCTGCCGgaatgaagagaaataaCGATAGCGCAGCACATCGTTGTGTATGCACTCCAACAAGGTGCGGTTGGCCCGCACCATAAGCTTGAGGACAGAGAGTGTCTAAAGCAGTGGCTAGTCCTTCGTATATGGCGAAGGTCATGGTAGAGACCATAGATGCCATAGAAACAGCGGCTAGTTCTTCCTTACCAAGATGTCCTGCAAAGACAACACAAACAAGTGAGAACATCTGCTCGAGGATAAAATTAACCACCAATGGAGCAGAATATCTGCTTAATCTCCGTGATTCACTGGCTATTGTTGCCTTTTCCGTAGCGaaatcctcttcatcttcaactcctgAGTTATCGATTTCATCAGCACTGAGTAAACCCGCATTTTCCCGATCTAATTTGCTGCTGACGCTGGAGCTATAGCTGTTTCTTCGCTGGAAAACAACATCCGCCTGTCTTAAAAGCTCAGAAGACGACGAACGACGTCTCTGTGAGGCATCTACTGATCCATAAGTACTCTTCTgtgatcttctttctcgTTCTTCATCCAACCATCTACTCATTGACTcgacatcatcatcggtTCCCTCTAAAGTCGACGGTAGTGACCTAAAAGTTGACACAGATTCGGTGTCATTGCTTCcctcttcctcatcagCCATGGCTGTGTTTTCTTCAGGTGATCTACGTCCAAGACTGAGAAATGACCGCTGATCGTAGTCATTGTTGTATACAAACAAGGGAGATTTGGTGCTAGGAGGTAGAAATGTCATGGAAATCTTTCTCCGTTTAGAGTTGATGGACAATCCGTTCgaactcatcatcaatttcgGCATCTGACTCAAAGTCCGAGACATTAATCCTATACTGCGACGCCTTTGAGACCCACGGCGGTGTGGTCGTTGATTAGGTGGAGATGGCATGGTGGTGAGAGAACGTATATCAAGTATAGTGTGTAAAGGTAGCTTCGATACAGGTCCTGAAGCGTCTTCAAGACTTTCACGGGTTCCCAAATGGACTTATGTTAGGTGCAGTCTAAATACAAATtctgagaaggaaaattaTGAAGTAAGTTCAGTCAAAAGGTAGCGTAAGTGTCATAATATTATCATCAAGAGTGGGTATCTATTGTTTCCACCTGGGCGAAGCCAAAAGAGATAGCATTgtacatccgtacaccagaTAATTATCGATAGGGTCCTATTCTGTCCTAGTTCGTCCTCATTCGGAGTATTTTTGTATTCTATATCTTTATTCGTGACTTACTGCTACTCTCTTGTTACCCTTTTTACTCAAAtgctcatcatcaaatactGATTAGGCACTTAGAAGAGACATTTAATCAAGAAAGTGTCACGTGTTGAGAATAATTTTGTAAGCTGCGTTGTAGGAAGCCAACACTAAAATGTATATGCACGTGATATGAGCACGTGATTTCAGTTGCTTACGCTAACCCCCGGTTTTCTACAAATAACTGTTTATTGATATCTGATGTGTTGCACTTTAATTGAGTGCAACAAATTGGTAACAAAAGATAAGATACGGTATAATGATGACATGTATTGATCAACGAATTCGATTGATCAAATAGTGATGCGAATAAGAGTTAAGTATGAATTCCCTTGTGTCCTTTTCTCGAGAGCAACTATAAgtggtgtacggatgctGCATCGCTGAAATTGACATGTATGAGACCGACTTGGGAATCCTGAAAAGAGTCGATAGACGCTTCTTACGTGTCACTTTTGTAAACTTTAACTgtcttctttcatcttatTCACACCACACCACCTTGATTGTAGTTTCACTTTGTCCGACCGCTCTGATGCGAATGGCAAATTGGAAGAAACCGAAAAGTGCCATAGTTGGTAGTTCAGTGGCAGAAAGCCAAAGGCCTGGGAGAGTTTTTGCCTAATTCTTGCCGCAACAGTAAAATCCTGTTCCGGAGCTAGCCCTATTATTCGTCACAGAGAATACAAAAAATCCGTTAGCTGTGGTGGTAGGAACTTAAGCATTTAATTTACGGCCTAAGTTTATGCAGAAGTAAGCAAAAAGTACCTCTTTATTTGAGAATTAGTACTTGGTGgagaaaataaaatatGCATAAAATGCTTACTTAACGAAAGGTAATATTAAAAGATTTCGGCTGCCTACTGGATGCAACATTAGTTAACTGAAGTTTTAAGTAACCCCTAGTTTAGGCGCATAATGGAAAATATTTCTTGTGGTGAATTGGTACAAAAAAGAATCTGAAGGAGAACAAGATTTGTTGACCAGTTCAATTTCGG
This sequence is a window from Brettanomyces nanus chromosome 3, complete sequence. Protein-coding genes within it:
- a CDS encoding uncharacterized protein (BUSCO:EOG093409VG), with the protein product MDDSSISLGINKLSEASVSPLGQNSVYELVENTNYRHRATATGLLTIGSSSASVNVKGPSIKDIPATSLTKIKKVKDQQFGPYLNTIADAYKEFHSHKTLTESTLEAFMTQLSNEERKKEKARRKTANASVNTDYGLTEEEEAQMDSNSLEQVSSVYFSDDFRLDDPRVFNEVVGNAIILEDTVDFNEDGQQKPLINNEEVQDKLSSYLDIVEIHLIHEISKSSGSFFSALGDLKNITKQSDSLTNQLHNVDSKLESLDKDRAHVAIQMLKLTQKRNNVEKLEQALLQISTILQQADLAESSYFNANYEKALQLTEAVFSLINGNNPKNQIVDKITCRWPYPLFDLSAVPALTSLKRLLGNLTTDTGKSLARLFGDFLLEDLRSHYENASRAEVMDRLASNLSKNNRLNRKSLQPPGYQVVTDEFKQQIHKYISEMSRCGELASAYKLYEERFLAELKTIIKSFLPTDILENIGQPETSISGRSDETRSTTTQRSGMGGLSKNVRAMTPKEFEDMLVGIYTQLSEGFRRLITQKKLLLEMGLDCLAEYDSRYMDEQPDVILQLDITNAITAAINVTQRRMAKLINVREVQNSCVTLDYFLRLYSVNVMFLMECELISGGRIASPVLQDIINIQFQKFTVQYHRASLKILSGKIEKETWRECLLPSSLQKLTNQIAEAAKDGFDESVWMNPMNLELRPAKPREEAEEENDDKNIDPTQRKTLMIGDKSYIVPEIVSTVLRMVQSYEIIKMQFPKVDNGNIIELFKLANLKIHQSVLGAQATRTAGLRNITSKHLAVTSQLLGFLSALIPSVIAAFDRLSKVGSFVETEFKKVQQMFSDQQTEIFEKLVSIMVDRVRAQSSEIRSTDWSTPLPRQQVHHYMESLVSKTLTIARILLRYLPESQYTLILSKIFGQYKRVLTDIYSQVKLKDSVDKAVMMRDVDYFREKLADVAGYGNSGQIIWENINALETEEDSRTQQPQQVSLPEEKPLPKKPEAAKPEAATPEAANPGAAEPESAKPEAEKAESAKPEAAIPESEKPESEKPEAAEPEAAKVIVTPSISDQRDREPEKQIGKSSDSGERVEGADKEEMEKSDGEWKRDAKCEANTEEVDKPIEEKDEEVKKGDAVEKVGENIEEKDIKENAEEVEEEATTDVEVEKKVNKEKIEPKESKSMSLEGTTTKTSLQDVSPKDIGREEPYNSTEKSENGANTPTKEVGLKALKEPENGNGKEEVDNSKKTEYLGAETGEKIYESVRGSSTEKSQEPAKSDKTESTETQILKPVETAAMTTNTSSNQRKTKKDRRRKKLEEGEGIGYVKALKQAIMGPDEMAQFNSIIVLAKMMDYLPKSDHIFSLFDSKLFACLLDASCRPSAANEAIRAVLRICLIFLWGVLPETKPSNMYDPLLWNVCNNHSFFENLSSKLSEQDLRLALASVDFVSQLLYRTYDLKNPDIILSEIRCLMDSHFFDSISMLPYEFKSRLDSFSALRKSSKLILKYLSTAPLRNDPFSGLVNECILVIDRILNECGSGQKFNGRRNSTDYSKVGLLETVDPQHYIQQNFSSAAVIDLIYVLRNPNMTFKKNFSEHTMFATAKTYFPLLKFAVGITNLLNHLDSSRYPNIAYVFTYFNDELYYSFMSSALKFWMASKAEENDFRRIMALLETLVDYCDSLMRSDPFYTVTEQVVGLKYSEIKKYHLEQLKRNKATSWSTAMESFNRTIGQQVLDFVKTQRFVGLSKGSWVYINNPLDKAPVSGKPVYYFLVLSSNNKSLIYKEFTRKHSHAPNIDKDGIIVDFKNVVKIDSKSMTQQVQIQNLINIASRLNVSRIDICTKDEKVFSFYVDSLGLLYAWLDGVKMLLNDNSALSEDTMYQIDALTKIRTNVQLIDLEDSEEKVDNDSVHSRNAETKYDATQLEILASHFYYE